The Lycium ferocissimum isolate CSIRO_LF1 chromosome 10, AGI_CSIRO_Lferr_CH_V1, whole genome shotgun sequence genome window below encodes:
- the LOC132033951 gene encoding protein LAZ1 homolog 1 encodes MGWRRILVSLLFSITLVESSSNSRKMWSLNIVSGSSPLYNWAVYSAGFFVVVSVLLSMYLIVEHLAAYNQPEEQKFLIGIILMVPVYALESFLSLLDSNAAFNCEIIRDCYEAFALYCFERYLIACLGGEKNTIEFMESQSVVSSSLPLLDDAYAYGVVEHPFPLNCFIREWYLGPDFYQAVKIGIVQYMILKMICALLAMVFQLFGIYGEGKFEWRYAYPYLAVVLNFSQTWALYCLVQFYSVTKNKLAPIKPLAKFLVFKSIVFLTWWQGIAVAFLLSFGAFKGSLAQLLKARIQDYIICIEMGIAAVVHLYAFPARPYKRGERCVRNVAVLSDYAALDTPPDPEEVQDCERSTHVRISRPEEREKRLKFHQSVRDVVVGSGEIIIDDMRFTVSHVAEPVERGIAKINRTFHQISENVKRYEERRRSSKDDSYLVPLNSRTNEFSEVHDDLVEGSMSDSGMHGKRPHHQSKGMSSLRR; translated from the exons ATGGGATGGAGGAGAATTTTAGTTTCATTACTATTTTCCATCACCTTGGTTGAATCATCAAGCAATTCTAGAAAAATGTGGTCGCTGAACATAGTTTCAGGATCATCTCCACTTTATAATTGGGCAGTGTACAGTGCTGGTTTTTTCGTTGTGGTGTCTGTTCTCCTGTCTATGTATTTAATCGTTGAGCATCTAGCTGCATACAATCAGCCTGAG GAGCAGAAGTTTTTGATTGGAATAATCTTGATGGTTCCTGTTTATGCACTGGAATCG TTCTTATCTCTACTGGACTCAAATGCTGCATTCAACTGCGAAATAATACGCGATTGTTATGAGGCTTTTGCCCTATATTGCTTCGAGAGGTATCTAATAGCCTGCTTAG GTGGAGAGAAAAACACCATCGAATTTATGGAAAGTCAAAGTGTTGTAAGTTCCAGCTTGCCTCTACTGGATGATGCCTATGCATATGGAGTTGTTGAACATCCTTTTCCATTGAATTGCTTTATCCGGGAGTGGTATCTTGGTCCTGACTTTTATCAAGCAGTAAAAATTGGAATAGTGCAATAT ATGATACTTAAGATGATATGTGCTTTACTGGCTATGGTTTTTCAACTTTTTGGCATCTATGGTGAAGGCAAATTTGAGTGGAGATACGC CTATCCATACTTGGCAGTTGTTCTTAATTTTAGCCAGACCTGGGCCTTATATTGCCTGGTGCAGTTTTATTCAGTCACCAAGAATAAATTAGCACCGATTAAGCCATTGGCAAAGTTTCTGGTATTCAAGTCAATTGTGTTCTTGACGTGGTGGCAAGGTATAGCTGTTGCCTTTCTTTTGTCATTTGGAGCATTCAAAGGTTCTTTGGCACAGCTGTTGAAGGCACGGATCCAGGACTATATCATCTGTATTGAG ATGGGCATCGCCGCTGTGGTGCATCTTTATGCTTTCCCAGCAAGGCCTTACAAGCGTGGGGAAAGATGTGTCAGGAATGTTGCTGTGCTGTCAGATTATGCTGCTCTGGACACCCCACCAGACCCAGAGGAAGTTCAGGACTGTGAAAGGTCTACCCATGTACGCATTTCTCGGcctgaagagagagagaagcgtCTAAAATTTCACCAGAGTGTTCGTGATGTAGTGGTTGGAAGTGGTGAAATA ATAATTGATGATATGAGGTTCACAGTATCTCATGTTGCGGAACCAGTTGAAAGGGGAATTGCTAAAATAAACAGGACTTTCCATCAGATATCGGAAAATGTAAAACGGTATGAAGAGAGGAGGAGGAGCTCGAAGGATGACAGTTATCTTGTTCCGCTGAACTCACGGACAAATGAGTTCTCTGAAGTACATGATGATCTTGTTGAAGGCAGTATGAGTGACAGTGGGATGCATGGCAAGAGACCGCATCATCAATCCAAAGGGATGTCATCCCTACGGAGATAG